The region CGGGAGAAAGAAAAAAATAAATTCAACAGAATTAAATAACATAATTAGGGAGATATTAAGAGTTTAGAAGAAGCCCTACCTTTTGGCAGGAAAAAACATAATATTAGAGCCGTGAATAGCTGAAAAGCTAAAGGGTTTAACGTTCATTTTTGATTTTGCTATTCAGACGAATTTTTACACTTTGTTCAATAAACTCTAAGCTATCTAAAATATAAGTAGCCGAGCGGTAAGATTCATTCAACAATTCCTGACGTTCTTCTGGGTCATCGACTAAATCATCTGCAAGTAACTGCAAAAAACCCATCATAGGGTTGAGACGACTGCGAACATCATAGGAACTGCGAATAATAGCTCGATCTCGCGCAGCTTCATCGGCAAATTGTAGGGTGTAAAGTTGAGCATATTTTCCTCCTTTTGCTAATAGTTCATCATGAGTTCCGACTTCAGCCACACACCCTTGATCTAAAACAGCAATTTGATCTGCTGTTTGAATTGTAGATAAACGGTGGGCAATAACAATTGTTGTTCGATCACGACTGAGTTTTTCAATAGCTTCTTGAACTAATCTTTCTGAAACAGTATCTAAAGCACTGGTAGCTTCATCTAAAATCAGAATATCGGGATTTTGTAAGATGGCTCTAGCAATAGAAATGCGTTGACGTTGACCACCGGATAGTAATACACCCCGATCACCAATGGGGGTCATAAACCCTTCGGGTAAATTGACAATAAATTCCTCAGCATTTGCCTGCTGGGCTGCCAGAATAATTTCTTCATCGGTAACATTGGGTCTGGCATAGGCGATATTATCTCGAACTGAGGCATTAAACAAGAATGTATCTTGACTAACGATACCCATTGATTTTCGCAGGTTTTGTAAGTCAAAATCGCGTAAATCACAACCATCGAGTTGAATACAACCCTCGACTGGATCATAAAATCGAGGCAGAAGATCAGCCAAGGTAGACTTTCCAGCACCGGAACCTCCCACTAAGGCTAAGGTTGTGCCACGGGGAACATACAGGTCAATATCTTCAAGGGCAAGTTTGTTATGACCAGGATAGGAAAAAGAAATGTGATCAAAATGAATCCCTTCTTGGAGTCCTGTAAACGGAACCGAACCGGACTTCATAATCGGTTTATTATCCCGTCTTAAAAACTCGCCAATAATGTTAATCGCGGCTACCCGTTGAGCTAAGTTACTACGAGCATTATTCAACTGAGAAATCAGGGGTAAAGTGCGGAATAAGATAAATAGATAGGTGAGTAAAATGGTAGATAATGCTGTGATTTGATCTTGGGATAAAAAGAATTTTCCGATCACAATTAGCACTAATAGCACCAGCATATTCACCACTTCATTGATGGGGGCAATAGCGGCGGTTGCCATTTGAGCTTTATAATCTGCCTTTTCTCGTTCTCGAATTAAATGTTTAAGCTGCTCATATTCGGATTTTTCATTATTCATGGCTTTGACTAAGCGAATTCCATTCAGGACTTCCATCTGCTTAATGGAATAATTTCGAGATACTTTTGATAGTAAATTTCCTGATAGTCGAGATTTAGTAATAATATATTGATTTAATAAAGTAACGATAAATAACAAGACGCCTGTTGCCAATGTCAGTTGCCAAGAAATAGATAGGAGAATGATCACAAAGACAAAAATGGTGATGGATGTGGTAAACATTCCCGTATAAATACCAATAGCACTAGAAGCTCTGGCAACTTCTCCCCCTAATTGGTTAATTAAATCCCCAACTTTTGTTTTTGCATAGAAATCTAAATCCACATCTAACATTAACTTTAATCCAGCTTCTCTCATGTCACAGGTTAAGGCGCGACCGAGAGAACTGGAAACTAAGCTGCTCCAATAGGTTGTTAAATTTTTTAAAACTAGCGCCAATAAAATTGTCCCTGCCATTAATCCCAAGCGATAGACTTCGGGAACATCACCAAAGGGTACTAATATCTTTTGGATTAAGGGCGGAGCACCCTTCATTTCCATTTCTTGGCCTAGTAAATTTAAGACAACAGGAACAATTAAGGTGGTACTGACCCCACTAAAAATTGCTCCAGAGAAACCTAACAGAATTGTCAAGATAATCCTAATCGGATATTGCCGTGCATATTTGACTAAATAGTTTTGATTAATCATACTAACGTTTAATAATTTATTGCCTGATAGCCAGGGCGTTTTTTGTACTTTATTCCATCGAGTCCAAACTGAAATTCTAACGCAGTTTATTAATAACCTCCTCTAAAATGATCGCCATTGAATCTATACTATAGTTTTCAATACATCGTTGGCGAGCTTGCCAACCTTTAGCTTGTGCCTCTCCAAAGTGATCAAAAATTTTAGTAAGTGTTTCGGCAATTTGTTCAGGTGAACCAGGGTCAACTAAATAACCTGTGTCACCGATAATTTCTGGAATATCTCCCACGCGAGTTGATAACAGGGGTTTACCCATTGCCATTCCATCGGTTAACTTTAGAGGAAACTGAGCCTTTGCCGTTAAGGTATCTCGCTGGGGAACGACCACAACATGAGCCGCTGCGACAATTTCTGGCATGGTTTCAACGGGGGAGCGAGGGATTTGAATAATCCAACGTCCCCATTGTTGTATTAGTCGATCATCATAGTCATCATAGGGACTGCCCCCGACAATCACTAACCGATAATCGTCCTGATTTAAGTAATCTAAAGCCATTAAAACATCCTCTACACCTTTATGGGGTCGAGGGGCACCTGGAAACATCAAAACTTTATAGCCTTGTAAACCATAGCGCTGACGACTGCTATCGGGGTCAAATCGACCAGGATCAAATAGATCGGTATCTTTACCATTGGGAAGATAAACTCCTCCAAACCGTTGTTTAAGA is a window of Planktothrix serta PCC 8927 DNA encoding:
- a CDS encoding glycosyltransferase family 4 protein; the protein is MKVSLVVSDLSGGGAIRAFLLGQVIRKLNYEVEVVGFQFGQELYGIPPQGIPVVSIPGQQYPQFVKSIQTLLPKIDGDIIYAVKLKPSSFGVSLLKKWFTGRPLLLDMDDWELSWYGGDQWSYQPGSLRQVYRDLFKPQGKLRFPDDPLYVKWTERWVSLADQITIDTEFLKQRFGGVYLPNGKDTDLFDPGRFDPDSSRQRYGLQGYKVLMFPGAPRPHKGVEDVLMALDYLNQDDYRLVIVGGSPYDDYDDRLIQQWGRWIIQIPRSPVETMPEIVAAAHVVVVPQRDTLTAKAQFPLKLTDGMAMGKPLLSTRVGDIPEIIGDTGYLVDPGSPEQIAETLTKIFDHFGEAQAKGWQARQRCIENYSIDSMAIILEEVINKLR
- a CDS encoding ABC transporter ATP-binding protein, which translates into the protein MINQNYLVKYARQYPIRIILTILLGFSGAIFSGVSTTLIVPVVLNLLGQEMEMKGAPPLIQKILVPFGDVPEVYRLGLMAGTILLALVLKNLTTYWSSLVSSSLGRALTCDMREAGLKLMLDVDLDFYAKTKVGDLINQLGGEVARASSAIGIYTGMFTTSITIFVFVIILLSISWQLTLATGVLLFIVTLLNQYIITKSRLSGNLLSKVSRNYSIKQMEVLNGIRLVKAMNNEKSEYEQLKHLIREREKADYKAQMATAAIAPINEVVNMLVLLVLIVIGKFFLSQDQITALSTILLTYLFILFRTLPLISQLNNARSNLAQRVAAINIIGEFLRRDNKPIMKSGSVPFTGLQEGIHFDHISFSYPGHNKLALEDIDLYVPRGTTLALVGGSGAGKSTLADLLPRFYDPVEGCIQLDGCDLRDFDLQNLRKSMGIVSQDTFLFNASVRDNIAYARPNVTDEEIILAAQQANAEEFIVNLPEGFMTPIGDRGVLLSGGQRQRISIARAILQNPDILILDEATSALDTVSERLVQEAIEKLSRDRTTIVIAHRLSTIQTADQIAVLDQGCVAEVGTHDELLAKGGKYAQLYTLQFADEAARDRAIIRSSYDVRSRLNPMMGFLQLLADDLVDDPEERQELLNESYRSATYILDSLEFIEQSVKIRLNSKIKNER